One region of Vidua macroura isolate BioBank_ID:100142 chromosome 21, ASM2450914v1, whole genome shotgun sequence genomic DNA includes:
- the C21H9orf78 gene encoding splicing factor C9orf78 homolog isoform X1, with the protein MPGCIWAHPSQIGFFFKPFSVWCCLPQLREGIREEQIQLKLEEAKEVQSLRKRPNGVSAVALLVGEKLQEEATLVDDPFKIKSGGMVDMKKLKERGKDRISEEEDLNLGTSFSAETNRRDEDADMMKYIETELKKRKGIVENEEQKVKLKNAEDSLYELPENIRVSSAKKTEEMLSNQMLSGIPEVDLGIDAKIKNIISTEEAKAKLLAEQQNKKKDSETSFVPTNMAVNYVQHNRFYHEELNAPVRRNKEEPKPRPLRVGDTERPEPERSPPNRKRPLNEKATDDYHYEKFKKMNRRY; encoded by the exons ATGCCTGGATGTATTTGGGCTCATCCTTCCCAAATTGGCTTCTTCTTCAAGCCTTTCAGTGTTTGGTGCTGCCTTCCTCAGCTGAGGGAAGGCATCAGAGAGGAACAAATCCA gttaAAACTTGAGGAAGCCAAAGAAGTTCAGAGCCTCAGAAAGCGGCCCAATGGGGTGAG TGCTGTAGCTCTGCTGGTGGGAGAGAAGCTGCAAGAAGAAGCCACACTTGTG GATGACCCATTTAAGATAAAATCTGGGGGAATGGTGGACATGAAGAAGCTGAAAGAAAGAGGCAAGGACAG GATTAGTGAAGAGGAAGATCTGAACTTGGGAacttccttctcagcagaaacCAACAGGCGGGATGAAGATGCTGACAT GATGAAGTACATTGAAACTGAGctgaagaagagaaagggaattgTGGAGAATGAGGAGCAGAAGGTGAAGCTTAAGAATGCTGAGGACTCTCTGTACGAGCTGCCAGAGAACATCCGTGTCTCCTCTGCCAAGAAGACTGAGGAGATGTTGTCCAACCAGATGCTGAGTGGCATTCCTGAAGTGGACCTGGGAATCGA tgcaaaaataaaaaacatcatCTCAACTGAAGAGGCCAAGGCCAAGcttctggcagagcagcagaacaaaaagaaagacagCGAAACTTCCTTTGTTCCCACCAACATGGCTGTTAATTATGTCCAGCACAACAGAT tTTATCATGAGGAGCTGAACGCACCAGTGCGGAGGAACAAGGAGGAGCCAAAGCCCCGTCCGCTGAGAGTGGGGGACACGGAGAGGCCAGAGCCTGAGC GGTCTCCTCCAAATCGCAAACGTCCCCTCAATGAAAAAGCCACGGATGATTATCATTATGAGAAGTTCAAGAAGATGAACAGGCGATACTGA
- the LOC128817667 gene encoding torsin-1B-like isoform X2 translates to MARSVPLLWALLPGLAALEPLSVGLAIGVASALTGYLSHPRFYCSYVECCPRAGQRLNATALKAQLDNRLFGQHLAKDVVLKAVLGFSNNPSPKKPLMLSLHGWAGTGKNFLSQILAEQVHPAGLRSKFVHLFLATLHFPHHDQVKLYKEQLQNWIRGNVSACPSSVFIFDEMDKMHPGVIDAIKPFLDYYEEVDGVSYRKAIFIFLSNAGGDLINKAALDFWASGKRREDIQLKDLEPLLSVGVFNNKNSGLWHSSIIDRNLIDYFVPFLPLEQRHVKMCVRAEMAARGYAVDEKIVQEVADEMTYFPKEQRIYSDKGCKTVQAKLDIHEDVVMRDTNARG, encoded by the exons ATGGCGCGCTCGGTGCCGCTGCTGTGGGCGCTGCTGCCGGGGCTGGCGGCACTGGAGCCGCTCAGCGTGGGCCTGGCCATCGGCGTGGCCTCGGCGCTCACCGGCTACCTGTCCCACCCCAGGTTCTACTGCAGCTACGTGGAGTGCTGCCCCCGCGCCGGGCAGCGCCTCAACGCCACCG CGCTGAAGGCGCAGCTGGACAACAGGCTCTTCGGGCAGCACCTGGCCAAGGACGTGGTGCTGAAGGCGGTGCTGGGCTTCAGCAACAACCCCAGCCCCAAGAAGCCGCTGATGCTGTCGCTGCACGGCTGGGCCGGCACCGGCAAGAACTTCCTCAGCCAGATCCTGGCGGAGCAGGTCCACCCCGCCGGACTGCGCAGCAAGTTCGTCCATCTCTTCCTGGCCACGCTGCACTTCCCCCACCACGACCAGGTCAAGCTCTACAAG GAACAGCTGCAGAACTGGATTCGAGGCAATGtcagtgcctgtccctcctCTGTCTTCATTTTTGATGAGATGGACAAAATGCATCCAGGTGTCATTGATGCCATCAAGCCCTTCTTAGACTATTACGAGGAGGTTGATGGGGTGTCCTACAGGAAAGCCATCTTCATCTTCCTCAG CAATGCAGGTGGTGATTTAATTAACAAAGCAGCTCTTGACTTCTGGGCAAGTGGAAAGCGCAGGGAAGATATTCAGCTGAAAGACCTGGAGCCCTTGCTCTCTGTAGGAGTCTTCAACAACAAGAATA GtgggctgtggcacagcagcatcATTGACAGGAACCTTATTGACTACTTtgtccctttcctgcccctggagCAAAGGCATGTGAAGATGTGTGTCAGGGCTGAAATGGCAGCCCGTGGCTATGCTGTGGATGAGAAGATTGTTCAGGAAGTGGCTGATGAGATGACCTACTTCCCCAAGGAGCAGAGGATCTACTCTGATAAAGGCTGCAAGACTGTTCAGGCCAAGCTGGATATTCATGAAGACGTTGTGATGAGAGATACGAACGCCAGGGGTTGA
- the LOC128817669 gene encoding torsin-1A-like — MKLRRGTPRAALALVLLPLLTPAGAVEPISVGLAIAGAAASALTGFISYPRLYCYFRECCLHRHDPRAAAALQENLDKKLFGQHLVSRVVVKAVRGFLNNTNAKKPLALSLHGWTGTGKNFVSKIVAESIYKRGLQSKYVHQFVATLHFPHAHSINLYKDQLQSWIRGNVSVCPRSLFIFDEMDKMHAGLIDSIKPFLDYYELLDGVSYRQAIFIFLSNAGAEKITEVALDFWRNGRTREDIQLTDIQNALSVSVFNNKNSGFWHSTLIDRNLIDYFIPFLPLEYKHVKMCVRVEIESRGYAVDEDIVSRIADEMTYFPREERIYSDKGCKTVDAKLDYYYDF; from the exons ATGAAGCTGCGGCGGGGCACGCCGCGGGCGGCCCTGGCGCTGGTGCTGCTGCCGCTCCTCACGCCGGCCGGCGCCGTGGAGCCCATCAGCGTGGGACTCGCCATCGCGGGCGCCGCTGCCTCGGCCCTCACCGGCTTCATCTCCTACCCGCGGCTCTACTGCTACTTCAGGGAGTGCTGCCTGCACCGGCACGacccgcgcgccgccgccg ctctgcaggagaatTTGGACAAGAAGCTGTTCGGGCAGCACTTGGTGAGCAGGGTGGTTGTAAAAGCCGTGAGAGGCTTCTTGAACAATACCAACGCCAAAAAGCCTCTCGCGCTTTCCTTGCACGGGTGGACTGGAACAGGCAAAAACTTTGTCAGTAAGATCGTCGCCGAAAGCATTTACAAAAGAGGTCTGCAGAGTAAATATGTCCATCAGTTCGTGGCAACTTTACACTTTCCTCACGCTCACAGCATTAATCTCTACAAG GACCAGCTGCAGTCGTGGATTCGGGGAAATGTGAGCGTCTGTCCACGGTCACTCTTCATTTTTGATGAAATGGATAAAATGCACGCAGGGCTCATTGACTCAATCAAGCCCTTCCTGGACTACTATGAGCTGCTGGATGGGGTGTCCTACAGACAAGCCATCTTCATCTTCCTCAG CAATGCAGGAGCTGAAAAGATAACAGAGGTAGCACTAGATTTCTGGAGAAATGGGAGGACAAGGGAAGATATCCAGCTCACAGATATTCAAAATGCACTCTCTGTGTCTGTcttcaacaacaaaaata GTGGATTTTGGCACAGCACCTTGATTGACAGAAACCTCATTGACTACTTCATTCctttcctgcctctggaatACAAACATGTGAAAATGTGTGTCAGGGTTGAGATAGAGTCGCGTGGCTACGCTGTGGATGAAGACATCGTGAGCAGGATAGCTGACGAGATGACCTACTTCCCCAGAGAGGAGAGAATCTATTCAGATAAAGGATGTAAAACTGTGGATGCAAAGCTGGATTATTATTATGACTTCTAA
- the C21H9orf78 gene encoding splicing factor C9orf78 homolog isoform X3 has protein sequence MGAVALLVGEKLQEEATLVDDPFKIKSGGMVDMKKLKERGKDRISEEEDLNLGTSFSAETNRRDEDADMMKYIETELKKRKGIVENEEQKVKLKNAEDSLYELPENIRVSSAKKTEEMLSNQMLSGIPEVDLGIDAKIKNIISTEEAKAKLLAEQQNKKKDSETSFVPTNMAVNYVQHNRFYHEELNAPVRRNKEEPKPRPLRVGDTERPEPERSPPNRKRPLNEKATDDYHYEKFKKMNRRY, from the exons ATGGG TGCTGTAGCTCTGCTGGTGGGAGAGAAGCTGCAAGAAGAAGCCACACTTGTG GATGACCCATTTAAGATAAAATCTGGGGGAATGGTGGACATGAAGAAGCTGAAAGAAAGAGGCAAGGACAG GATTAGTGAAGAGGAAGATCTGAACTTGGGAacttccttctcagcagaaacCAACAGGCGGGATGAAGATGCTGACAT GATGAAGTACATTGAAACTGAGctgaagaagagaaagggaattgTGGAGAATGAGGAGCAGAAGGTGAAGCTTAAGAATGCTGAGGACTCTCTGTACGAGCTGCCAGAGAACATCCGTGTCTCCTCTGCCAAGAAGACTGAGGAGATGTTGTCCAACCAGATGCTGAGTGGCATTCCTGAAGTGGACCTGGGAATCGA tgcaaaaataaaaaacatcatCTCAACTGAAGAGGCCAAGGCCAAGcttctggcagagcagcagaacaaaaagaaagacagCGAAACTTCCTTTGTTCCCACCAACATGGCTGTTAATTATGTCCAGCACAACAGAT tTTATCATGAGGAGCTGAACGCACCAGTGCGGAGGAACAAGGAGGAGCCAAAGCCCCGTCCGCTGAGAGTGGGGGACACGGAGAGGCCAGAGCCTGAGC GGTCTCCTCCAAATCGCAAACGTCCCCTCAATGAAAAAGCCACGGATGATTATCATTATGAGAAGTTCAAGAAGATGAACAGGCGATACTGA
- the LOC128817667 gene encoding torsin-1A-like isoform X1 has product MKLLKAAVIFVLVPTLTPAFDPLSVSVVAGSALVAWHLLSSDSWLKCRFQECCKRNSTVNFTALKAQLDNRLFGQHLAKDVVLKAVLGFSNNPSPKKPLMLSLHGWAGTGKNFLSQILAEQVHPAGLRSKFVHLFLATLHFPHHDQVKLYKEQLQNWIRGNVSACPSSVFIFDEMDKMHPGVIDAIKPFLDYYEEVDGVSYRKAIFIFLSNAGGDLINKAALDFWASGKRREDIQLKDLEPLLSVGVFNNKNSGLWHSSIIDRNLIDYFVPFLPLEQRHVKMCVRAEMAARGYAVDEKIVQEVADEMTYFPKEQRIYSDKGCKTVQAKLDIHEDVVMRDTNARG; this is encoded by the exons aTGAAGCTCCTGAAGGCTGCTGTAATCTTTGTCCTTGTGCCCACTCTGACGCCGGCTTTTGACCCTCTCAGCGTTTCAGTCGTTGCGGGAAGCGCTCTCGTGGCTTGGCATCTCTTGTCCTCCGACTCCTGGCTCAAGTGCCGCTTCCAGGAGTGCTGCAAAAGGAACAGCACTGTGAACTTCACAG CGCTGAAGGCGCAGCTGGACAACAGGCTCTTCGGGCAGCACCTGGCCAAGGACGTGGTGCTGAAGGCGGTGCTGGGCTTCAGCAACAACCCCAGCCCCAAGAAGCCGCTGATGCTGTCGCTGCACGGCTGGGCCGGCACCGGCAAGAACTTCCTCAGCCAGATCCTGGCGGAGCAGGTCCACCCCGCCGGACTGCGCAGCAAGTTCGTCCATCTCTTCCTGGCCACGCTGCACTTCCCCCACCACGACCAGGTCAAGCTCTACAAG GAACAGCTGCAGAACTGGATTCGAGGCAATGtcagtgcctgtccctcctCTGTCTTCATTTTTGATGAGATGGACAAAATGCATCCAGGTGTCATTGATGCCATCAAGCCCTTCTTAGACTATTACGAGGAGGTTGATGGGGTGTCCTACAGGAAAGCCATCTTCATCTTCCTCAG CAATGCAGGTGGTGATTTAATTAACAAAGCAGCTCTTGACTTCTGGGCAAGTGGAAAGCGCAGGGAAGATATTCAGCTGAAAGACCTGGAGCCCTTGCTCTCTGTAGGAGTCTTCAACAACAAGAATA GtgggctgtggcacagcagcatcATTGACAGGAACCTTATTGACTACTTtgtccctttcctgcccctggagCAAAGGCATGTGAAGATGTGTGTCAGGGCTGAAATGGCAGCCCGTGGCTATGCTGTGGATGAGAAGATTGTTCAGGAAGTGGCTGATGAGATGACCTACTTCCCCAAGGAGCAGAGGATCTACTCTGATAAAGGCTGCAAGACTGTTCAGGCCAAGCTGGATATTCATGAAGACGTTGTGATGAGAGATACGAACGCCAGGGGTTGA
- the C21H9orf78 gene encoding splicing factor C9orf78 homolog isoform X2, which translates to MPGQKSFRRRREDEEEEEEDEQLAEEVRLKLEEAKEVQSLRKRPNGVSAVALLVGEKLQEEATLVDDPFKIKSGGMVDMKKLKERGKDRISEEEDLNLGTSFSAETNRRDEDADMMKYIETELKKRKGIVENEEQKVKLKNAEDSLYELPENIRVSSAKKTEEMLSNQMLSGIPEVDLGIDAKIKNIISTEEAKAKLLAEQQNKKKDSETSFVPTNMAVNYVQHNRFYHEELNAPVRRNKEEPKPRPLRVGDTERPEPERSPPNRKRPLNEKATDDYHYEKFKKMNRRY; encoded by the exons ATGCCGGGCCAGAAATCCTTCCGCCGGCGCagggaggacgaggaggaggaggaggaggacgagcaGCTCGCCGAGGAGGTCAG gttaAAACTTGAGGAAGCCAAAGAAGTTCAGAGCCTCAGAAAGCGGCCCAATGGGGTGAG TGCTGTAGCTCTGCTGGTGGGAGAGAAGCTGCAAGAAGAAGCCACACTTGTG GATGACCCATTTAAGATAAAATCTGGGGGAATGGTGGACATGAAGAAGCTGAAAGAAAGAGGCAAGGACAG GATTAGTGAAGAGGAAGATCTGAACTTGGGAacttccttctcagcagaaacCAACAGGCGGGATGAAGATGCTGACAT GATGAAGTACATTGAAACTGAGctgaagaagagaaagggaattgTGGAGAATGAGGAGCAGAAGGTGAAGCTTAAGAATGCTGAGGACTCTCTGTACGAGCTGCCAGAGAACATCCGTGTCTCCTCTGCCAAGAAGACTGAGGAGATGTTGTCCAACCAGATGCTGAGTGGCATTCCTGAAGTGGACCTGGGAATCGA tgcaaaaataaaaaacatcatCTCAACTGAAGAGGCCAAGGCCAAGcttctggcagagcagcagaacaaaaagaaagacagCGAAACTTCCTTTGTTCCCACCAACATGGCTGTTAATTATGTCCAGCACAACAGAT tTTATCATGAGGAGCTGAACGCACCAGTGCGGAGGAACAAGGAGGAGCCAAAGCCCCGTCCGCTGAGAGTGGGGGACACGGAGAGGCCAGAGCCTGAGC GGTCTCCTCCAAATCGCAAACGTCCCCTCAATGAAAAAGCCACGGATGATTATCATTATGAGAAGTTCAAGAAGATGAACAGGCGATACTGA